The proteins below are encoded in one region of Sedimentibacter sp. zth1:
- a CDS encoding radical SAM protein: MTLEFIDAKTILSNYSDDNKWFGCNYNMNIYKGCCHGCIYCDSRSECYRVDNFDKVRAKKNSTEIIKNELKKRKKVGVVGTGSMSDPYNPFEKKYELTKKALELIDYYDFGVAIATKSDLITRDIDILKKIKTHSPVICKLTITTANDNLSKIIEPNVCSSFKRFETIRKLSQEGIFSGILLMPVLPFITDSEKNIKKIVELAHQNGAKFIYAAFGMTLRSNQRDYYYQKLDEKFPNFNLKESYNRQFGDKYSCGSPNAKELWSVFVHECEKYCILYKMSDIVNDYKKGYEDRQISIFN; encoded by the coding sequence ATGACTCTTGAATTTATTGATGCTAAAACCATATTGTCTAATTATTCTGATGACAATAAATGGTTCGGCTGTAACTATAATATGAATATATACAAAGGCTGTTGTCATGGCTGTATTTACTGTGACAGCAGAAGTGAATGCTATAGAGTTGATAATTTTGATAAAGTAAGAGCTAAAAAAAATTCAACTGAAATAATAAAAAATGAATTAAAGAAAAGAAAAAAAGTTGGAGTTGTTGGTACAGGTTCTATGAGTGACCCTTACAATCCTTTTGAAAAGAAATATGAATTAACAAAAAAAGCATTGGAACTAATTGACTATTATGATTTTGGTGTAGCAATAGCGACCAAAAGTGATTTAATAACAAGAGATATTGATATACTTAAAAAAATCAAAACACATTCTCCTGTTATTTGTAAATTAACAATAACGACAGCAAATGATAACCTAAGTAAAATTATTGAACCTAACGTGTGTTCTTCATTTAAACGTTTTGAAACTATCAGAAAGCTATCACAAGAAGGCATATTTTCAGGTATATTACTTATGCCCGTTTTGCCTTTCATAACTGACAGTGAAAAAAATATAAAAAAAATAGTAGAACTTGCACATCAAAACGGAGCAAAATTTATATATGCTGCATTTGGGATGACATTAAGATCAAATCAAAGAGATTATTATTATCAAAAATTAGACGAAAAATTTCCTAATTTTAATTTAAAAGAATCATACAACAGACAGTTTGGAGACAAATACAGTTGTGGAAGTCCTAATGCTAAAGAACTTTGGAGTGTATTTGTTCATGAATGTGAAAAATACTGTATACTTTATAAAATGTCTGATATTGTTAATGACTATAAAAAAGGCTATGAAGACAGACAGATTAGTATTTTTAACTAA
- a CDS encoding GNAT family N-acetyltransferase, whose amino-acid sequence MNIEIKEDIIPELELLISLYNNVGWTNYTSNPKMLENAYKNSLKIISAWHDEKLVGVIRVVGDGYSIIYIQDLLVLTEYQRNRIGYRLLSAVFEKFDNVYQNVLLTDNMEDKKAFYEKCGFNNSEKYGCVSFVKFN is encoded by the coding sequence ATGAATATTGAAATAAAAGAAGATATAATTCCTGAATTAGAACTGCTTATCAGTTTATATAATAACGTAGGATGGACTAATTATACAAGTAATCCTAAAATGCTTGAAAATGCATATAAAAATTCACTTAAAATCATATCTGCATGGCATGATGAAAAACTTGTAGGCGTAATCAGAGTTGTAGGTGATGGCTACTCAATAATATACATACAGGATTTGCTTGTTTTAACTGAGTATCAAAGAAATCGTATAGGATATAGGTTGCTTAGTGCTGTATTTGAAAAATTTGATAATGTATACCAAAATGTTTTGTTAACAGATAATATGGAAGACAAAAAAGCTTTTTATGAAAAGTGTGGATTTAATAATAGCGAAAAATATGGATGTGTTTCATTTGTAAAATTTAATTAA